A genomic segment from Propioniciclava sp. MC1595 encodes:
- the rpmF gene encoding 50S ribosomal protein L32 has translation MAVPKRKMSRSNTRARRAQWKTSAPQLVTCANAACRAKHLPHTACPECGQYGPRAARRQVLDQ, from the coding sequence GTGGCTGTTCCCAAGCGGAAGATGTCCCGCAGCAACACGCGCGCCCGCCGTGCGCAGTGGAAGACGTCCGCGCCGCAGCTGGTGACCTGCGCCAACGCCGCCTGCCGTGCGAAGCACCTGCCGCACACCGCGTGCCCCGAGTGCGGCCAGTACGGCCCACGCGCGGCGCGCCGCCAGGTCCTCGACCAGTGA
- the mutM gene encoding bifunctional DNA-formamidopyrimidine glycosylase/DNA-(apurinic or apyrimidinic site) lyase → MPELPEVEVVRRGLEPAVTGRRIDGVQVLHPRPVRRHAAGPDDFAASLTGRTFGVPRRRGKFLWLPFDDGDALLAHLGMSGQFRLDAPGAPLQRHARVLLDLADGVQLRFVDQRMFGGLSLSPGGAELPDEVAHIARDLFDPELDRDALVARIGRSHSAIKRVLLNQTVVSGIGNIYADEALWRARVHSETPASALPPAAVAALLEAARAVMAEALDQGGTSFDALYVNVNGESGYFDRTLDAYGRTDQPCRRCGTPMTRQSFMNRSSFSCPTCQPAP, encoded by the coding sequence GTGCCCGAGCTCCCCGAGGTCGAGGTCGTCCGGCGCGGTCTGGAGCCCGCGGTCACCGGGCGCCGCATCGACGGCGTCCAGGTGCTGCACCCGCGCCCGGTCCGCCGTCACGCGGCCGGTCCCGACGACTTCGCAGCCTCCCTGACCGGCCGCACCTTCGGCGTCCCGCGCCGGCGCGGCAAGTTCCTCTGGCTGCCGTTCGACGACGGTGACGCCCTGCTGGCCCACCTGGGCATGTCCGGCCAGTTCCGTCTGGACGCCCCCGGCGCACCCCTCCAGCGGCACGCCCGGGTGCTGCTCGACCTGGCCGACGGCGTCCAGCTGCGTTTCGTCGACCAGCGGATGTTCGGCGGCCTGTCGCTGTCGCCCGGCGGTGCCGAGCTCCCCGACGAGGTGGCGCACATCGCCCGCGACCTGTTCGACCCCGAGCTCGACCGCGACGCGCTGGTCGCGCGCATCGGGCGCAGCCACAGCGCGATCAAGCGGGTGCTGCTGAACCAGACCGTCGTGTCCGGCATCGGCAACATCTACGCCGACGAGGCCCTGTGGCGGGCCCGCGTCCACTCCGAGACCCCGGCGTCGGCGCTGCCGCCGGCGGCGGTCGCCGCGCTGCTGGAGGCCGCGCGCGCCGTGATGGCCGAGGCCCTCGACCAGGGCGGCACCTCCTTCGACGCGCTCTACGTCAACGTGAACGGCGAGTCCGGCTACTTCGACCGCACCCTCGACGCGTACGGCCGCACCGACCAGCCGTGCCGGCGCTGCGGGACGCCGATGACGCGGCAGTCGTTCATGAACCGCAGCTCCTTCTCGTGCCCCACCTGCCAGCCGGCGCCGTGA
- a CDS encoding GtrA family protein — MNPVTKLWTRWGNSIRELLKFGIVGGAGVGVNMLTVAVAHNIGFHVFGVEDYDAFIPLPGTERALRFYIVYAGIAFVVANLFNFFWNRHWTFRNQGERAPVWKELLPFLLVGAVAQLVGFVILYLLRNPGSPAYLSHAFFTDAGPWWTKRLYWAQLIQIVLVMPINFVVNKLWTFRAVRRRHAASTPVAGPPAP, encoded by the coding sequence GTGAACCCCGTTACCAAGCTGTGGACCCGCTGGGGCAACAGCATCCGCGAACTGCTGAAGTTCGGCATCGTCGGCGGCGCCGGCGTCGGCGTGAACATGCTGACGGTCGCGGTCGCACACAACATCGGGTTCCACGTCTTCGGGGTCGAGGACTACGACGCGTTCATCCCCCTGCCCGGCACCGAGCGGGCCCTGCGGTTCTACATCGTCTACGCCGGCATCGCCTTCGTCGTGGCGAACCTGTTCAACTTCTTCTGGAACCGGCACTGGACGTTCCGCAACCAGGGCGAGCGCGCGCCCGTGTGGAAGGAACTCCTCCCGTTCCTCCTCGTGGGGGCGGTGGCCCAGCTCGTCGGCTTCGTGATCCTGTACCTGCTGCGCAACCCGGGCTCGCCCGCCTACCTGAGCCACGCGTTCTTCACCGACGCCGGGCCGTGGTGGACCAAGCGCCTGTACTGGGCGCAGCTGATCCAGATCGTGCTCGTGATGCCGATCAACTTCGTGGTCAACAAGCTGTGGACGTTCCGCGCCGTCCGCCGGCGACACGCGGCGTCCACCCCCGTGGCCGGGCCGCCCGCTCCGTAA
- the rnc gene encoding ribonuclease III — MTDAARRRVHDLLDQLGIDIDPQLFERALTHRSWAYENGGSPHNERLEFLGDSVLGVVVTEHLYRTYPDEPEGWLAKMRAAVVNTYALADVARGLELGSLLKLGKGEIGTGGDDKDSILADATEAVIAAVFLSAGRDAAEAFVHALMDPVVATASAEGRSTDWKTALQELAAERGLGAPGYEHTSTGPDHDKRFHAVAVVAGTTYPGAKARSKKLAEQAAARLAHEALSEAG, encoded by the coding sequence GTGACCGACGCGGCGCGACGCCGCGTACATGACCTACTCGACCAGCTGGGGATCGACATCGATCCCCAGCTGTTCGAGCGTGCGTTGACCCACCGTTCGTGGGCCTACGAGAACGGCGGCTCCCCCCACAACGAGCGCCTGGAGTTCCTCGGCGACTCGGTGCTCGGGGTCGTCGTGACCGAGCACCTCTACCGCACCTACCCCGACGAGCCCGAGGGCTGGCTGGCGAAGATGCGTGCCGCCGTCGTCAACACGTACGCGCTGGCCGACGTCGCCCGCGGGCTGGAGCTCGGCAGCCTGCTGAAGCTGGGCAAGGGCGAGATCGGCACCGGGGGCGACGACAAGGACTCGATCCTCGCCGACGCCACCGAGGCGGTCATCGCCGCGGTGTTCCTGTCGGCCGGCCGGGACGCCGCGGAGGCCTTCGTGCATGCGCTCATGGACCCGGTGGTCGCCACCGCGTCGGCCGAGGGGCGCTCCACCGACTGGAAGACCGCCCTGCAGGAGCTCGCCGCCGAGCGCGGCCTGGGCGCGCCCGGCTACGAGCACACCTCGACCGGGCCCGACCACGACAAGCGGTTCCACGCGGTGGCGGTCGTGGCCGGCACCACCTACCCGGGCGCGAAGGCCCGGTCCAAGAAGCTCGCCGAGCAGGCCGCCGCCAGGCTGGCCCACGAGGCGCTGTCCGAGGCGGGCTGA